A stretch of the Ictidomys tridecemlineatus isolate mIctTri1 chromosome 5, mIctTri1.hap1, whole genome shotgun sequence genome encodes the following:
- the Npepl1 gene encoding putative aminopeptidase NPEPL1 isoform X1 codes for MASVGLQFQASAGDADPQSRPLLLLGQLHHLHRVPWNHVRGKLQPRVTEELWQAALATLNPNPTDSCPLYLNCATVAALPSRVSRHNSPSAAHFITRLVRTCLPPGTHRCILMVCEQPDVFASACALARAFPLFSHRSGASRRTEKRTVTVEFFLVGQDNGPVELSTLQCLTNATEGVRLAARIVDTPCNEMNTDAFLEEINRVGKELGITPTIIRDEELKTRGFGGIYGVGKAALHPPALAVLSHSPDGATQTIAWVGKGIVYDTGGLSIKGKTTMPGMKRDCGGAAAVLGAFRAAVKQGFKDNLHAVFCLAENSVGPRATRPDDIHLLYSGKTVEINNTDAEGRLVLADGVSYACKDLGADIILDMATLTGAQGIATGKYHAAVLTNSAEWEAACVKAGRKCGDLVHPLVYCPELHFSEFTSAVADMKNSVADRDNSPSSCAGLFIASHIGFDWPGVWVHLDIAAPVHAGERATGFGVALLLALFGGASEDPLLNLVSPLGCEAETQEGTVGRDSKRRRLV; via the exons ATGGCGAGCGTGGGGCTGCAGTTCCAGGCGAGCGCGGGGGACGCGGACCCGCAGAGCCGGCCCCTGCTGCTGCTCGGGCAACTGCACCACCTGCACCGCGTGCCCTGGAACCACGTCCGCGGGAAGCTGCAGCCCCGGGTCACCGAGGAG CTCTGGCAGGCCGCTCTGGCCACACTCAACCCCAACCCCACGGACAGCTGTCCCCTCTACCTGAATTGCGCCACCGTGGCAGCCCTGCCCTCCAGGGTGAGCAGACACAACAGCCCCTCCGCCGCCCACTTCATCACCAGGCTTGTGCGGACCTGCCTGCCACCTGGAACCCATCGTTGCATTCTG ATGGTCTGTGAGCAACCAGATGTCTTCGCCTCTGCCTGTGCCCTGGCCCGAGCCTTCCCTCTGTTCAGCCACCGCTCAGGGGCTTCTCGTCGCACAGAGAAGAGGACTGTCACAGTGGAATTTTTCCTAGTGGGACAGGACAACGGGCCAGTGGAATTGTCCACTCTGCAA tgTTTAACAAATGCCACGGAAGGTGTGCGGCTGGCTGCCCGCATTGTGGATACGCCCTGCAATGAGATGAACACCGATGCCTTCTTGGAG GAGATCAACAGAGTCGGAAAAGAGCTGGGGATCACCCCAACCATCATCCGCGATGAGGAGCTGAAGACAAGAGGCTTTGGAG GGATCTATGGGGTAGGCAAAGCTGCCCTGCACCCCCCAGCTCTGGCGGTCCTCAGCCACAGCCCGGACGGAGCCACGCAGACCATTGCGTGGGTAGGCAAGGGCATCGTCTATGACACCGGGGGCCTCAGCATCAAAGGGAAG ACCACCATGCCTGGGATGAAGCGGGACTGTGGGGGTGCCGCAGCTGTCCTGGGGGCCTTCAGAGCTGCCGTCAAGCAG GGTTTCAAAGACAACCTCCATGCTGTGTTCTGCTTGGCTGAGAACTCAGTGGGGCCCCGTGCCACGAGGCCTGATGACATCCACCTGCTGTACTCGGGAAA GACAGTGGAGATCAACAACACAGATGCAGAGGGCAGGCTGGTGCTTGCTGATGGCGTGTCCTACGCCTGCAAAGACCTTGGAGCAGACATTATCCTTGACATGGCCACGCTGACCGGGGCTCAG GGCATCGCCACAGGGAAGTACCATGCAGCCGTGCTCACCAACAGCGCCGAGTGGGAAGCGGCCTGTGTGAAGGCCGGCCGGAAGTGCGGGGACCTGGTGCACCCCCTGGTCTACTGCCCGGAGCTGCACTTCAGCGAGTTTACCTCGGCTGTGGCTGACATGAAGAACTCGGTGGCG GACCGTGACAATAGTCCCAGCTCCTGCGCGGGCCTCTTCATTGCCTCACACATCGGCTTCGACTGGCCTGGGGTCTGGGTCCACCTGGACATCGCCGCACCAGTGCATGCA GGTGAACGAGCCACTGGCTTTGGAGTGGCTCTTCTGCTGGCACTCTTTGGTGGAGCCTCTGAGGATCCCCTGCTGAACCTGGTGTCCCCACTGGGCTGTGAGGCAGAGACACAGGAGGGTACCGTGGGTCGGGACTCCAAGAGACGCAGGCTCGTGTAA
- the Npepl1 gene encoding putative aminopeptidase NPEPL1 isoform X2: MRLGARPGGAQAPPADTARPGPRGPGRPRQPGLLRPRLPAWFPGRTRRPGLQSRPSSWHLAPDPVQWKLAKPHRLWQAALATLNPNPTDSCPLYLNCATVAALPSRVSRHNSPSAAHFITRLVRTCLPPGTHRCILMVCEQPDVFASACALARAFPLFSHRSGASRRTEKRTVTVEFFLVGQDNGPVELSTLQCLTNATEGVRLAARIVDTPCNEMNTDAFLEEINRVGKELGITPTIIRDEELKTRGFGGIYGVGKAALHPPALAVLSHSPDGATQTIAWVGKGIVYDTGGLSIKGKTTMPGMKRDCGGAAAVLGAFRAAVKQGFKDNLHAVFCLAENSVGPRATRPDDIHLLYSGKTVEINNTDAEGRLVLADGVSYACKDLGADIILDMATLTGAQGIATGKYHAAVLTNSAEWEAACVKAGRKCGDLVHPLVYCPELHFSEFTSAVADMKNSVADRDNSPSSCAGLFIASHIGFDWPGVWVHLDIAAPVHAGERATGFGVALLLALFGGASEDPLLNLVSPLGCEAETQEGTVGRDSKRRRLV, encoded by the exons ATGCGCCTGGGAGCCAGGCCCGGCGGCGCGCAGGCCCCGCCCGCGGACACGGCCCGCCCCGGGCCCCGCGGTCCCGGACGCCCGCGCCAGCCTGGCCTGCTGCGCCCGCGCCTCCCGGCCTGGTTCCCCGGACGGACGCGCAGGCCTGGCTTGCAGAGCCGGCCTTCCTCGTGGCATCTGGCCCCTGACCCCGTTCAGTGGAAACTGGCCAAGCCCCACCGA CTCTGGCAGGCCGCTCTGGCCACACTCAACCCCAACCCCACGGACAGCTGTCCCCTCTACCTGAATTGCGCCACCGTGGCAGCCCTGCCCTCCAGGGTGAGCAGACACAACAGCCCCTCCGCCGCCCACTTCATCACCAGGCTTGTGCGGACCTGCCTGCCACCTGGAACCCATCGTTGCATTCTG ATGGTCTGTGAGCAACCAGATGTCTTCGCCTCTGCCTGTGCCCTGGCCCGAGCCTTCCCTCTGTTCAGCCACCGCTCAGGGGCTTCTCGTCGCACAGAGAAGAGGACTGTCACAGTGGAATTTTTCCTAGTGGGACAGGACAACGGGCCAGTGGAATTGTCCACTCTGCAA tgTTTAACAAATGCCACGGAAGGTGTGCGGCTGGCTGCCCGCATTGTGGATACGCCCTGCAATGAGATGAACACCGATGCCTTCTTGGAG GAGATCAACAGAGTCGGAAAAGAGCTGGGGATCACCCCAACCATCATCCGCGATGAGGAGCTGAAGACAAGAGGCTTTGGAG GGATCTATGGGGTAGGCAAAGCTGCCCTGCACCCCCCAGCTCTGGCGGTCCTCAGCCACAGCCCGGACGGAGCCACGCAGACCATTGCGTGGGTAGGCAAGGGCATCGTCTATGACACCGGGGGCCTCAGCATCAAAGGGAAG ACCACCATGCCTGGGATGAAGCGGGACTGTGGGGGTGCCGCAGCTGTCCTGGGGGCCTTCAGAGCTGCCGTCAAGCAG GGTTTCAAAGACAACCTCCATGCTGTGTTCTGCTTGGCTGAGAACTCAGTGGGGCCCCGTGCCACGAGGCCTGATGACATCCACCTGCTGTACTCGGGAAA GACAGTGGAGATCAACAACACAGATGCAGAGGGCAGGCTGGTGCTTGCTGATGGCGTGTCCTACGCCTGCAAAGACCTTGGAGCAGACATTATCCTTGACATGGCCACGCTGACCGGGGCTCAG GGCATCGCCACAGGGAAGTACCATGCAGCCGTGCTCACCAACAGCGCCGAGTGGGAAGCGGCCTGTGTGAAGGCCGGCCGGAAGTGCGGGGACCTGGTGCACCCCCTGGTCTACTGCCCGGAGCTGCACTTCAGCGAGTTTACCTCGGCTGTGGCTGACATGAAGAACTCGGTGGCG GACCGTGACAATAGTCCCAGCTCCTGCGCGGGCCTCTTCATTGCCTCACACATCGGCTTCGACTGGCCTGGGGTCTGGGTCCACCTGGACATCGCCGCACCAGTGCATGCA GGTGAACGAGCCACTGGCTTTGGAGTGGCTCTTCTGCTGGCACTCTTTGGTGGAGCCTCTGAGGATCCCCTGCTGAACCTGGTGTCCCCACTGGGCTGTGAGGCAGAGACACAGGAGGGTACCGTGGGTCGGGACTCCAAGAGACGCAGGCTCGTGTAA